The genomic segment CCCAAAATTATGATCTAGTGATGAATCAAGCTGCTATTTCCAATTCGGATTGTGTGTTTGAACGCTTAAGTCAAATTCCCGAAATTATTGTTCAAGATACTTACTTACAGGAAACCCAAGGGGGAGTTTACAGCCGAGGGGTAAGTTATCGATGTGTTGAGAATATTTATAAAAGCCATTTTAGTCCTTGTTATATTGATTTATTAGAACGATTTCAAGCTAAATCTTATTTAACCGTTGCCATTTTTTGCGGAAATCAATTATGGGGTTTGTTAGCCGCCTATCAAAATACAAATTTTCGCAAATGGGAACAAACAGAAATGCAAATGGTCGTACAAATTGCCAGTCAATTAGGGGTAGCGGTTCATCAAGCTCAACTCTTTTCTAAGATTAAACAGCAAACAGAAGAATTGAAAATTGCCAAACAATCGGCAGAGTCAGCCAATGCAGCTAAAAGTGAATTTTTAGCCAATATGAGCCATGAACTCCGAACTCCGTTGAATGCGATTTTAGGATTTGCCCAAATCTTAAAAAAAGATTTTTCTATGTCCTTAGAACAACGCAAACATATCGAAATTATTAACCGCAGTGGAGAACATTTACTGGATTTAATTAATGATGTTTTAGAACTGTCTAAAATCGAAGCCGGAAAAACAACATTAATGGAAACTCGATTTGATCTGTTAATGTTGCTTGATAATATTAAAGATATGTTGCACTTAAAAGCAGAAAGTAAAGGCTTATTATTTGAACTTGAAATTTCCCCTACGGTTCCGCAATATATTATCGCAGATGAAAGAAAATTACGCCAAGTCTTAGCAAATTTGTTAGGAAATGCGATTAAATTTACAGAAAAAGGTCGCGTTCAATTGTGTGTGAGTGCCGAAAAGAAAGCGGGACAGGAACCTTCTATTGAATTACACAATAGTATGGTGAATAGTGATTATCCCGAACTTTGCTCTCAGTTCAATTTTTCTACGGTCTTAGAAGGTTTATCCAAAAATCCCAAAATCCAGATTCAATTTAAAATCAAAGATACAGGAGTTGGGATTTCTCCCGAAGAACTTTGTTTATTATTTGAAGCCTTTTCCCAAACTGAAGCGGGCCGTCAATCAGGCCAAGGAACAGGATTAGGCTTACCCATTAGCCGTCATTTTGTCCAGTTAATGGGGGGGGATATTCAAGTAGAGTCTATTCGAGATCAAGGGTCAATTTTCACCTTTGAAATTCAAGCCAAAATCGACACAGAACCCACCGTATCATCTCCCCATATCCAGCAACAAATCATTCATCTTGCACCCGATCAAAAGCCGGCTCGTATTTTAATTGTAGACGATGATTCAGATAACCGTTCATTATTAGTAAAAATCCTAAGCAAAATTGGTTTTGAAGTTCAAGAAGCGTGTGATGGTCAAGAAGCTTTAGCACTTTGGCAAAGTTGGCAACCTGATTTA from the Planktothrix sp. FACHB-1365 genome contains:
- a CDS encoding response regulator — translated: MLNYANITPAPQILIVDDVLENLELLCHFLTEVGYEVISALDGESALEQVNHHPPELILLDVMMPGLTGYEVCEQLKASPQTRDIPVIFLSALAEINDKVRGFEVGGVDYITKPFEIEDVIIRVKNQLTIVQQQKQLQQQKTQLEQEIQERRRVELALQDSIKREKTSARVIQRMRQTLNLNTIFNATTAELRKVLQCDRVVIYQFNPDWSGRFVAESVESGWIPLVKAQNYDLVMNQAAISNSDCVFERLSQIPEIIVQDTYLQETQGGVYSRGVSYRCVENIYKSHFSPCYIDLLERFQAKSYLTVAIFCGNQLWGLLAAYQNTNFRKWEQTEMQMVVQIASQLGVAVHQAQLFSKIKQQTEELKIAKQSAESANAAKSEFLANMSHELRTPLNAILGFAQILKKDFSMSLEQRKHIEIINRSGEHLLDLINDVLELSKIEAGKTTLMETRFDLLMLLDNIKDMLHLKAESKGLLFELEISPTVPQYIIADERKLRQVLANLLGNAIKFTEKGRVQLCVSAEKKAGQEPSIELHNSMVNSDYPELCSQFNFSTVLEGLSKNPKIQIQFKIKDTGVGISPEELCLLFEAFSQTEAGRQSGQGTGLGLPISRHFVQLMGGDIQVESIRDQGSIFTFEIQAKIDTEPTVSSPHIQQQIIHLAPDQKPARILIVDDDSDNRSLLVKILSKIGFEVQEACDGQEALALWQSWQPDLICLDMQLPILDGFATARQIRSQEQQNAIPILAITASVFEQDRQSISGAGCNDWISKPFKEEVLLEKIREHLGVEYLYQEPYSNCALPTMTTSSVSSTLTTQLAMLPPAFIQELHYAATQCSDDLVLKLIDQIPGEFLDLTQVIKEWVLNFRFDLIIDLTHPIQSPKQ